Proteins encoded in a region of the Sterolibacterium denitrificans genome:
- a CDS encoding transglycosylase SLT domain-containing protein — MTFPPIKRPIPPLLFRCLLVFCVLPAVSPTHAEYAGRMQAETGKAPTTTAIRLPIQPADTRLQLDDELDMTASASGPAGSSRLAPPPQRRLEIPLQRSVQPATDLRAINNPPLEIHDTFPRIEKIDLTMHQEDLWQRVRNGFSMPDLDSPLVADRQAFYLNRPEMLKEILRRSRRYLYFIVGELEKRGMPTELALLPMVESAYNPMAYSRARAAGLWQFIPSTGKNYSLQQDWWHDQRRDIIASTGAALDYLQNIYEMHGDWHLALASYNWGEFAVARAIGRNQAQGLPTDYASLRMPDETRYYVPKLQALKNIIAEPALFDIEIDPIPNQAYFDTVDKPASMDVSLAAKLAEVPLNEFIALNPSYNRPVMPDSTDTPIILPTDKVATFLFNLERHEASEKPLSNWTTHVLQKGESLDRVAARFHIGTARLRQINGIGARTRVRPGTRLLVPGSGTQLTQEVLDSLHSSPAATQAPPRSKSRAAGKTKGKKTKAAAKKSKKSSKATKAKTKSKGTSAAAKRPAKKPSGKR, encoded by the coding sequence ATGACTTTTCCGCCCATCAAGCGCCCGATCCCGCCCCTGCTGTTTCGCTGCCTGCTGGTTTTCTGCGTGCTGCCCGCTGTCTCGCCCACGCACGCCGAATACGCAGGACGCATGCAGGCCGAGACCGGCAAGGCGCCCACGACGACTGCCATCCGTCTGCCGATCCAGCCAGCCGACACCCGGCTGCAGCTGGACGACGAGCTCGACATGACCGCTTCGGCTTCGGGCCCGGCCGGCTCATCGAGATTGGCCCCGCCCCCGCAGCGCCGGCTGGAGATACCGCTGCAGCGCAGCGTCCAGCCGGCCACCGATCTGCGCGCGATCAACAATCCGCCCCTGGAAATCCACGACACGTTTCCGCGCATCGAAAAGATCGACCTGACGATGCACCAGGAAGACCTCTGGCAGCGCGTGCGCAACGGCTTTTCCATGCCCGACCTCGACAGTCCGCTGGTGGCCGATCGCCAGGCCTTTTATCTGAACCGCCCGGAAATGCTCAAGGAAATCCTGCGGCGCAGCCGGCGCTATCTCTACTTCATCGTCGGCGAACTGGAAAAACGCGGCATGCCGACCGAGCTGGCCCTGCTGCCGATGGTTGAAAGCGCCTACAACCCGATGGCCTATTCGCGCGCCCGCGCCGCCGGACTGTGGCAGTTCATTCCCTCGACCGGCAAGAACTACAGCCTGCAGCAGGACTGGTGGCATGATCAGCGCCGCGACATCATCGCCTCCACCGGCGCGGCGCTCGATTATCTGCAGAACATCTACGAGATGCACGGCGACTGGCATCTGGCGCTGGCTTCCTACAACTGGGGTGAATTCGCCGTCGCGCGCGCCATCGGACGCAATCAGGCCCAGGGCCTGCCCACCGACTACGCCAGCCTGCGGATGCCCGACGAAACGCGCTATTACGTGCCCAAGCTGCAGGCGCTCAAGAACATCATCGCCGAGCCGGCCCTGTTCGACATCGAGATCGATCCGATTCCCAACCAGGCCTATTTCGATACCGTCGACAAGCCCGCCAGCATGGACGTCAGCCTCGCCGCCAAACTGGCCGAAGTCCCGCTCAATGAATTCATTGCGCTGAATCCCTCCTACAACCGGCCGGTGATGCCGGACAGCACGGACACGCCGATCATCCTGCCGACCGACAAGGTGGCGACTTTCCTGTTCAATCTCGAACGCCACGAGGCCAGCGAGAAACCCCTGAGCAACTGGACCACCCATGTGCTGCAAAAAGGCGAGTCGCTGGATCGCGTCGCGGCGCGCTTCCATATCGGCACGGCCCGTCTGCGGCAAATCAACGGCATCGGCGCGCGCACCCGCGTGCGTCCCGGCACCCGGCTGCTGGTACCCGGCTCGGGCACGCAACTGACGCAGGAAGTCCTGGATAGCCTCCACTCGTCACCCGCCGCCACCCAGGCGCCGCCGCGCAGCAAATCGCGCGCTGCCGGCAAGACCAAGGGCAAGAAAACAAAGGCCGCCGCCAAGAAATCCAAGAAGTCGTCCAAGGCAACGAAGGCCAAGACTAAGAGCAAGGGAACTTCCGCCGCTGCCAAGCGTCCGGCCAAGAAGCCGTCCGGCAAACGCTGA
- a CDS encoding ABC transporter substrate-binding protein, translating into MKHRQHWQRSARHFLRCRGYRDHLGRLGRLLCLAAMLLAAPIWSTAGMAAADPAKVLRLYFPAAEDGFDPAAFASLYSNIVSEAIFERLLTYDYLARPARLVPMVAETLPEVSADGRTYTFRLRKGIHFTPDPAFKGRPRELVAEDFIYSFKRFMDPQLRSPWQFMLEDKIVGLDELAAEARKTGRFDYDRPIAGLSAPDRHTLRIQLKAPDHNFSYIMAHTPFGALAREVVEAYGKELIAHPVGTGAYQLKEWKRRNRIVLTANPAYRGFTWHFAPSAEAVDTEIIRAMQGKPMPQIGRVEISIIEEPQSVWLAFKSGQLDVVNVPQQFIREALEDGELAGEFRRQGIRLYRATDPEITYTFFNFKDPLIGGFGKEKIALRRAIAMAYDVDEEIRVIRQGQAIRAQMPIPPGVVGHDAGYRSSIPHDPALANALLDRYGYRRGADGWRTLPDGAPLLLRIQGDASGAARQFDELWKKSLDRIGIRVEFPKSNFADNLKAAKSCKLQMMGAAWTADYPDGDNFMQNFYGPNLGQSNNGCYQSPAFDRLYEQVSKLPDSPERNRLFVQMSRQMEADTAISLHVTRRRTQLIRPGLTGYKKHPILHAEWMYLDIEPKRGR; encoded by the coding sequence TTGAAGCATCGGCAGCACTGGCAACGTTCCGCACGGCATTTCCTGCGCTGCCGCGGCTACCGGGATCATCTGGGTCGCCTCGGCCGTCTGCTGTGCCTGGCCGCAATGCTGCTGGCAGCGCCCATCTGGAGCACGGCCGGCATGGCGGCCGCCGATCCGGCCAAGGTGCTGCGTCTGTACTTCCCCGCCGCCGAAGATGGCTTCGACCCGGCCGCCTTTGCCAGCCTGTATTCCAACATCGTCAGCGAAGCCATCTTCGAGCGTCTGCTGACCTACGATTACCTGGCGCGTCCGGCCCGACTCGTGCCCATGGTGGCCGAGACCCTGCCCGAAGTCAGCGCCGATGGCCGCACCTACACTTTCCGCCTGCGGAAGGGCATCCACTTCACCCCCGACCCGGCCTTCAAGGGCCGGCCGCGCGAGCTGGTCGCCGAGGATTTCATCTACAGCTTCAAGCGCTTCATGGATCCGCAACTGCGCTCGCCCTGGCAGTTCATGCTCGAAGACAAGATCGTCGGCCTCGACGAACTGGCGGCCGAAGCGCGGAAAACAGGACGCTTCGACTACGACCGGCCGATCGCCGGACTGAGCGCGCCCGACCGCCACACCCTGCGCATCCAGCTCAAGGCGCCGGATCACAACTTCAGCTACATCATGGCGCACACGCCCTTCGGCGCGCTGGCGCGCGAAGTCGTCGAAGCCTATGGCAAGGAACTGATCGCCCATCCGGTCGGCACCGGCGCCTATCAGCTCAAGGAATGGAAGCGCCGCAACCGCATCGTGCTGACGGCCAATCCGGCTTATCGCGGCTTTACCTGGCACTTCGCGCCTTCGGCCGAAGCCGTGGATACGGAGATCATCCGCGCCATGCAGGGCAAGCCCATGCCGCAGATCGGCCGCGTCGAGATCAGCATCATCGAAGAGCCGCAATCGGTCTGGCTGGCCTTCAAGAGCGGCCAGCTCGACGTGGTGAATGTGCCGCAGCAGTTCATCCGCGAGGCGCTGGAAGACGGCGAGCTGGCCGGCGAATTCCGCCGCCAGGGCATCCGCCTGTATCGCGCCACCGATCCGGAAATCACCTACACCTTCTTCAACTTCAAGGATCCGCTCATCGGCGGTTTCGGCAAGGAAAAAATCGCCCTGCGCCGCGCCATCGCCATGGCCTACGATGTCGACGAGGAAATCCGCGTCATCCGCCAGGGCCAGGCGATACGCGCGCAAATGCCCATCCCGCCCGGCGTGGTCGGCCACGACGCCGGCTATCGCTCCAGCATCCCCCACGACCCGGCCCTGGCCAACGCCCTGCTCGACCGCTACGGCTACCGGCGCGGCGCCGACGGCTGGCGCACCCTGCCCGACGGCGCGCCGCTGCTGCTGCGCATCCAGGGCGATGCCAGCGGCGCGGCACGGCAGTTCGACGAACTGTGGAAAAAATCGCTCGACCGCATCGGCATCCGCGTCGAGTTTCCCAAGAGCAATTTCGCCGACAACCTGAAAGCCGCCAAGTCCTGCAAGCTGCAGATGATGGGCGCGGCGTGGACGGCGGACTACCCGGACGGCGACAACTTCATGCAGAACTTCTACGGCCCCAACCTCGGCCAGAGCAACAACGGCTGCTACCAGTCGCCGGCTTTCGACCGCCTTTACGAACAGGTCAGCAAGCTGCCGGATTCACCCGAACGCAACCGCCTGTTCGTGCAGATGAGCCGCCAGATGGAAGCCGACACCGCCATCTCCCTGCACGTCACCCGCCGCCGCACCCAACTGATCCGCCCCGGCCTGACCGGCTACAAGAAACACCCCATCCTCCACGCGGAGTGGATGTACCTGGACATCGAACCGAAACGAGGCCGGTAG
- a CDS encoding translocation/assembly module TamB domain-containing protein, which yields MPRLPLILCSALLCALLALAGGALWLVNSESGLQTTLNLLARYDGALHVEGARGRLLGPIDIARLRWQPGKGEGEDDLRLEIRHLHLDWSPRALLRTQRQRQLDIGQLRAERLTLHLPASDTPATLPDDLQLPLPVQIRQLALGELYLDERLLAQKLAARLSSDGQRHRLDALDFVRGAIGVKLSEAIQLDARPPFALQGKARIEGQLEMDAVDALDAQPHSFTLDIQASGTLERIALDIAANTIATTADTTAALNGQGSILLTPFAALPFASAQLRFGQLNPADWQADAPNARLDLSLDLAPQDAAIVGSFKLANQQPGPLDRQRLPLSSLSGKLHWQADQAQLTELHARLPGAGELTGRADWQGATQTLHLDLAARQLDASKIAGMLRPSRLAGSLGAELGRDRQSLRLDLRDRRMQLLADASLAERQLSIRQLRLQAGAAALQLHGELGLAAPRRFRLDGELRQFDPAQFMQLAQLPAAHLNARLQASGQLLPKPQVSAQFTLRDSQLARQPLAGHGALALAWPVISKADIALTAGNNHLRVLGNYGTADGRLSIDLDAPQLAAYGLEGGLTAQGELRGSLQQPRLNLQLDGKRLAWPEKFQLTGLNLQMDVGSRDDAPLDVKLALERLDLPGRAALLRQLQLQSSGRLAAHRLQASGNLAGGNRLQLLAEGGWSTSRQSWQGKLQEATLRSRERTRNFRLQQPAVLSVGMNERNWQIGPLTLAGDPLDWRATLQAASTGKQLQASLQAEGSRLGQLDASLQAAMLDPWSLDRTARWQGRLRSDISDLGWLAELIGEDWQSAGRLHGELQLGGTPQHPSGSGRLRGERLALQLPEQGLQLTDGELTAELQDDLLRIRRLAFDSPLQPAPRALLRSAPNEKTAIEALGARPGRLEISGEIPLASLDPDGARGQETSWLEVRLDRLGAWQRSDQWLLLSGDGRLSWQAGTLGARGQLRVDAGYWQLARGGTPRLSDDVTIVRTGAPAADPPFRPRLDLDVEANLGRRFHFNGAGLGSRLTGTLRVNAEGRDMPRASGSIRTQDGRFEAYGQTLELERGILRFDGLLDNPGLDIRAVRKGLSVEPGVQVSGTVQKPRVRLVSDPELPDTEKLAWLVLGHGAEQMGVGDATTLLAAAGDLLGNDAGNVMQQIRKSFGVDEIGIRQGSLDGQRQTTSRIAGNGSTSAAATDQQIFTVGKRLSSNTLLSYEQILGKAESIVKLTVNLSRRIALIGRAGSDNALDIFYTMSFGQPPKPKQEPKSAPARAPDAR from the coding sequence ATGCCTCGCCTCCCGCTCATCCTTTGCTCCGCGCTGCTCTGCGCCCTGCTGGCCCTTGCCGGCGGCGCGCTCTGGCTGGTGAACAGCGAATCCGGTCTGCAGACGACGCTGAACCTCCTCGCCCGCTACGACGGCGCGCTGCACGTCGAAGGCGCGCGCGGCAGGCTGCTCGGCCCCATCGACATCGCGCGGCTGCGCTGGCAGCCAGGCAAGGGTGAAGGCGAAGACGATTTGCGTCTGGAAATCCGCCACCTGCATCTAGACTGGTCGCCGCGGGCCTTGCTGCGAACTCAGCGTCAACGCCAACTGGATATCGGGCAGCTCCGGGCCGAACGCCTCACCCTGCATCTGCCGGCCAGCGACACGCCCGCCACGCTACCCGACGACCTGCAACTGCCGCTGCCCGTACAGATCAGGCAACTGGCGCTCGGCGAGCTGTATCTGGACGAGCGCCTGCTGGCGCAAAAACTCGCCGCCCGCCTGAGCAGCGACGGGCAACGGCATCGTCTCGACGCGCTGGATTTCGTGCGCGGCGCCATCGGCGTGAAACTCAGCGAAGCCATACAGCTCGACGCCCGGCCGCCCTTTGCCCTGCAAGGCAAGGCGCGCATCGAGGGACAACTGGAAATGGACGCAGTAGACGCCCTGGATGCGCAGCCACACTCATTCACGTTGGACATTCAAGCCAGCGGCACACTCGAACGCATCGCGCTGGATATTGCCGCCAATACGATCGCCACAACCGCCGACACCACCGCCGCGCTGAACGGCCAGGGAAGCATCCTCCTGACGCCCTTCGCCGCCCTGCCCTTTGCCAGCGCCCAACTGCGCTTCGGGCAGTTGAATCCGGCCGACTGGCAGGCGGATGCGCCCAACGCCCGGCTCGACCTGTCGCTCGATCTCGCGCCGCAGGATGCGGCCATCGTCGGCAGCTTCAAGCTCGCCAACCAGCAGCCCGGCCCGCTCGATCGGCAGCGTCTGCCGCTATCGAGCCTCAGCGGCAAGCTGCACTGGCAGGCGGACCAGGCGCAGCTCACCGAACTGCACGCCCGCCTGCCCGGCGCCGGCGAACTGACCGGCCGGGCCGACTGGCAGGGCGCGACGCAAACGCTGCATCTCGACCTGGCCGCCCGCCAACTGGATGCCAGCAAAATTGCCGGCATGCTGCGGCCCAGCCGGCTGGCCGGCAGCCTCGGCGCCGAACTGGGCCGCGATCGCCAGAGCCTGCGCCTCGATCTGCGCGACCGACGCATGCAACTGCTGGCCGACGCCAGCCTGGCGGAGCGGCAACTGAGCATCCGCCAGTTGCGGCTGCAGGCCGGCGCCGCCGCGCTGCAACTGCATGGCGAGCTGGGGCTGGCCGCGCCGCGCCGCTTCAGGCTCGATGGCGAACTGCGGCAATTCGATCCGGCGCAATTCATGCAGCTCGCCCAACTCCCCGCGGCACATCTCAACGCCAGGCTGCAGGCCAGCGGCCAGTTGCTGCCCAAGCCGCAGGTGAGCGCGCAATTTACCCTGCGCGACAGCCAGCTCGCCCGCCAGCCGCTGGCCGGCCACGGCGCGCTGGCGCTGGCCTGGCCGGTGATTTCCAAAGCCGACATCGCCCTGACTGCCGGCAACAACCACCTGCGCGTCCTCGGCAATTACGGCACGGCCGACGGGCGCCTGAGCATCGACCTGGACGCCCCGCAACTCGCCGCCTACGGACTGGAAGGCGGCCTGACGGCACAAGGCGAACTGCGCGGCAGCCTGCAACAACCCCGCCTGAATCTGCAACTGGACGGCAAGCGGCTGGCCTGGCCGGAAAAATTCCAGCTGACGGGACTGAATCTGCAGATGGACGTCGGCAGCCGGGACGATGCGCCACTCGACGTCAAACTGGCGCTGGAGCGGCTCGACCTGCCCGGACGCGCGGCGCTGCTGCGACAATTGCAACTGCAAAGCAGCGGCCGACTCGCCGCGCATCGCCTGCAAGCCAGCGGCAATCTGGCAGGCGGCAACCGCCTGCAATTGCTGGCCGAAGGCGGCTGGTCGACCAGCCGGCAGAGCTGGCAAGGCAAGCTGCAGGAAGCCACGTTGCGCAGCCGGGAACGCACGCGCAACTTCCGGTTGCAGCAGCCGGCGGTGCTCAGCGTCGGCATGAATGAGCGCAATTGGCAGATCGGCCCGCTGACGCTGGCCGGCGATCCGCTCGACTGGCGCGCCACCCTGCAGGCGGCCAGCACGGGCAAGCAATTGCAGGCCAGCCTGCAGGCCGAGGGCAGCCGCCTCGGCCAACTCGACGCCAGTTTGCAGGCCGCCATGCTCGATCCCTGGTCGCTCGACCGGACGGCGCGCTGGCAAGGCCGCCTGCGCAGCGACATCAGCGATCTGGGCTGGCTGGCCGAACTGATCGGCGAAGACTGGCAGAGCGCCGGACGCTTGCACGGCGAACTGCAACTGGGCGGCACGCCGCAACACCCCAGCGGCAGCGGCCGGCTGCGCGGCGAACGGCTGGCGCTGCAACTGCCCGAACAGGGACTGCAACTGACGGACGGCGAGCTGACTGCCGAACTGCAGGACGACCTGCTGCGCATCCGGCGCTTGGCCTTCGACAGCCCGCTGCAGCCCGCCCCGCGCGCCTTGCTGCGCAGCGCCCCGAATGAAAAAACCGCCATCGAGGCGCTGGGCGCGCGGCCCGGACGACTGGAAATCAGCGGCGAGATTCCACTGGCCTCGCTCGATCCAGACGGCGCGCGAGGACAGGAGACGAGCTGGCTGGAAGTGCGCCTGGATCGCCTCGGCGCCTGGCAGCGCAGCGATCAATGGCTGCTGCTCTCCGGCGACGGCCGCCTGTCCTGGCAGGCCGGCACCCTGGGCGCGCGCGGTCAGTTGCGGGTCGATGCCGGCTACTGGCAACTGGCGCGCGGCGGCACGCCGCGTCTGTCGGACGACGTTACCATCGTGCGAACTGGCGCGCCCGCCGCCGATCCGCCTTTCCGCCCGCGTCTCGATCTCGACGTCGAGGCCAATCTGGGCCGCCGCTTTCATTTCAACGGCGCGGGCCTCGGCAGCCGCCTGACGGGCACGCTGCGGGTCAACGCCGAAGGACGCGACATGCCGCGCGCCAGCGGCAGCATCCGCACCCAGGATGGCCGCTTCGAGGCTTACGGCCAGACCCTGGAACTCGAACGCGGCATCCTCCGCTTCGACGGCCTGCTCGACAACCCCGGCCTCGACATCCGCGCCGTGCGCAAGGGGCTGAGCGTCGAACCCGGCGTGCAGGTCAGCGGCACGGTACAGAAACCGCGGGTCCGCCTGGTTTCCGATCCCGAACTGCCGGATACGGAAAAGCTGGCCTGGCTGGTGCTCGGCCATGGCGCAGAACAGATGGGCGTGGGCGATGCCACCACCCTGCTGGCGGCGGCCGGCGATCTGCTCGGCAACGATGCCGGCAATGTCATGCAGCAGATCCGCAAATCCTTTGGCGTGGACGAAATCGGCATCCGCCAGGGCAGCCTGGATGGCCAGCGCCAGACGACCAGCCGCATCGCCGGCAACGGCAGTACATCCGCGGCGGCGACCGATCAACAGATTTTCACCGTCGGCAAGCGCCTGTCCTCGAACACGCTGCTGTCGTACGAGCAAATCCTCGGCAAGGCCGAGAGCATCGTCAAGCTGACGGTCAACCTCAGCCGGCGCATCGCCCTCATCGGCCGCGCCGGCAGCGACAATGCCCTCGACATTTTCTACACCATGAGTTTCGGCCAGCCGCCGAAGCCGAAGCAGGAGCCAAAGTCGGCGCCTGCCCGGGCCCCGGACGCAAGATAA
- a CDS encoding ABC transporter substrate-binding protein — protein sequence MNRALRRCCLAFCLLALCALPAGAQEAPKTLRWVFSAAETGFDPAGVHDYYSNTIIEAIHETLLTYDYLARPAKLVPLTAAAMPEVSDDGLTWTIRLRPGIRFAPDPAFDGNPRELVAEDYAYSLKRLIDPRVRSAYAFLVEGKFVGLDELAAQVQKSGRFDYDARIPGIEAVDRHTLRLRLKQAEPNLIYLLAFTQTSALAREVVEKYADGSGRVMANPVGTGPFRLTRWVRGAKIVLEANPVYRGMTWNFTADGDPENAAIVRAMQGKRLPAIQRIEVAVMEEDQSRWLAFQNGELDVMNMDGPLAPRALDGERLKPELARRGVKLSRVVDPEIIYHYWQWNDPVVGGMGKAQIALRRAMAMAYDVAEEIRVVRNGQAVALEYPVPPGVAGHDPAYRSSVRKDLATANTLLDRYGYRKAADGWRRLPDGKPFAIRYASRPDSTGRLQEEMWKKAFDALAIRMESQKMPFPDLIKLEKQCRLQMRSAGWIADYPDGDNFMQLLYGPRSGQSNAGCVRMPEYDRLYEQSRRLPAGPERDRLYHRMTRLIEVYAPWRINLARVRNMLIQPQVIGYRKHPILHAEWLYMDIDNDKVAAR from the coding sequence ATGAATCGCGCCCTGCGCCGCTGCTGCCTGGCATTCTGCCTGCTGGCGCTTTGCGCGTTGCCGGCCGGCGCCCAGGAGGCGCCGAAAACCCTACGCTGGGTGTTCTCCGCCGCCGAGACCGGCTTCGATCCGGCCGGGGTGCATGATTACTACTCGAACACCATCATCGAGGCCATCCACGAGACGCTGCTGACCTACGACTACTTGGCGCGGCCGGCCAAGCTGGTGCCGCTGACGGCGGCCGCCATGCCTGAAGTCAGCGACGACGGCCTGACCTGGACCATCCGCTTGCGCCCCGGTATCCGCTTTGCGCCGGATCCGGCCTTCGACGGCAATCCGCGCGAGTTGGTCGCCGAGGATTACGCCTATTCGCTGAAGCGGCTGATCGATCCGCGCGTGCGCTCGGCGTATGCCTTCCTGGTCGAAGGCAAGTTCGTCGGCCTGGATGAGCTGGCCGCACAGGTGCAAAAGTCCGGACGCTTCGATTACGATGCGCGCATTCCCGGCATCGAGGCGGTCGACCGCCATACCTTGCGCTTGCGTCTGAAGCAGGCCGAACCCAACCTGATCTATCTGCTGGCGTTCACCCAGACCAGCGCGCTGGCCCGCGAAGTCGTCGAGAAATACGCCGACGGCAGCGGCCGGGTCATGGCCAACCCGGTGGGCACCGGGCCTTTCCGCCTGACGCGCTGGGTGCGCGGCGCGAAGATCGTGCTGGAGGCGAATCCCGTCTATCGCGGCATGACCTGGAATTTCACGGCGGACGGCGATCCCGAGAACGCCGCCATCGTCCGCGCCATGCAGGGCAAGCGCCTGCCGGCCATCCAGCGCATCGAGGTCGCCGTCATGGAAGAGGATCAGTCGCGCTGGCTGGCCTTCCAGAACGGCGAGCTCGACGTGATGAACATGGACGGCCCGCTGGCGCCGCGCGCGCTCGATGGCGAACGCCTCAAGCCGGAGCTCGCCCGGCGCGGCGTCAAGCTGTCGCGGGTAGTCGATCCGGAGATCATCTATCACTACTGGCAGTGGAACGACCCGGTGGTCGGCGGCATGGGCAAGGCGCAGATCGCCCTGCGCCGCGCCATGGCCATGGCCTACGACGTTGCCGAGGAAATCCGCGTGGTGCGCAACGGCCAGGCGGTCGCCCTCGAATATCCCGTGCCGCCCGGCGTGGCCGGCCACGACCCGGCCTACCGCAGCAGCGTGCGCAAGGATCTGGCCACCGCCAATACCTTGCTCGATCGCTACGGCTATCGCAAGGCGGCCGACGGCTGGCGCCGGCTGCCCGACGGCAAGCCCTTCGCCATCCGCTATGCCAGCCGTCCCGATTCGACCGGCCGCCTGCAGGAGGAGATGTGGAAAAAAGCCTTCGACGCCCTGGCCATCCGCATGGAGTCGCAGAAGATGCCTTTCCCCGATCTCATCAAGCTGGAAAAGCAATGCAGGCTGCAGATGCGCAGCGCCGGCTGGATCGCCGACTATCCCGATGGCGACAACTTCATGCAGTTGCTCTACGGCCCGCGCAGCGGCCAGAGCAATGCCGGCTGCGTGCGCATGCCGGAATACGATCGCCTTTACGAGCAATCCAGACGCTTGCCCGCCGGCCCGGAGCGCGACCGCCTGTATCATCGGATGACGCGCCTGATCGAGGTCTACGCGCCCTGGCGCATCAATCTCG
- a CDS encoding transposase, translating into MSSVPRRRRSLRLPDYDYAQAGMYFVTICTQHQRCLFGDVINGEMQLNDAGKMVIDWLEKLPGKFPGFTCDAMVCMPNHIHFILDNTGAVGADPCVCPDPCVCPDPCVCPAQPVGPDPNPHPTQGEHVGSPLPGVVQWFKTMTTNAYIRGVKHSGWPAFAGKLWQRNYYEHIIRNEVSLLAIRTYVKNNPLQWELDRLHPSASFISSTPSVGGCAR; encoded by the coding sequence ATGTCCTCCGTCCCACGACGTCGCCGCTCCTTGCGCCTGCCTGATTACGATTATGCGCAGGCGGGCATGTATTTCGTGACCATCTGCACCCAGCACCAGCGCTGTCTGTTTGGCGACGTGATCAATGGTGAAATGCAACTGAACGACGCCGGCAAAATGGTCATCGACTGGCTGGAAAAACTGCCCGGCAAATTCCCCGGCTTCACCTGCGACGCCATGGTGTGCATGCCCAACCACATCCATTTCATCCTCGACAACACCGGCGCCGTAGGGGCAGACCCATGTGTCTGCCCTGACCCATGTGTCTGCCCTGACCCATGTGTCTGCCCTGCTCAACCCGTCGGCCCTGACCCCAACCCACACCCCACCCAGGGCGAACACGTGGGTTCGCCCCTACCGGGGGTGGTGCAGTGGTTCAAGACCATGACCACCAACGCATATATCCGTGGCGTGAAACATTCGGGCTGGCCGGCGTTTGCGGGCAAACTGTGGCAGCGCAATTATTACGAACACATCATTCGCAACGAGGTGAGCTTGCTGGCAATCCGTACCTACGTGAAAAACAATCCCCTGCAATGGGAGCTGGATCGGCTCCACCCGTCCGCCTCATTCATCTCCTCCACCCCCTCCGTCGGAGGCTGCGCTCGATGA